One stretch of Roseimicrobium sp. ORNL1 DNA includes these proteins:
- a CDS encoding Minf_1886 family protein: MKDFLAFQLAVHEVCRKDSRFSPQAYGFLCEALEHTTKMLDRSEEDSRHVTGQELMQGWRDLAVLQFGPMAWFVMCEWGVVRSEDVGAMVYNFIEIGYFKKNDNDSIHDFSDGVDLQNALKKPFTPARTGGGGDE; this comes from the coding sequence ATGAAGGACTTTCTCGCTTTCCAGCTAGCGGTGCATGAGGTTTGCCGGAAGGACTCGCGGTTCTCTCCCCAGGCCTACGGCTTTTTGTGTGAGGCCTTGGAGCACACGACGAAGATGCTCGACCGGTCGGAGGAGGACAGCCGTCACGTCACCGGGCAGGAACTGATGCAGGGGTGGCGGGACTTGGCGGTGCTGCAGTTCGGCCCCATGGCGTGGTTCGTGATGTGTGAGTGGGGGGTGGTCCGGAGCGAAGACGTCGGCGCCATGGTCTACAACTTCATCGAGATCGGCTACTTCAAGAAGAACGACAACGACAGCATCCATGACTTTTCGGATGGGGTGGACCTGCAGAACGCCCTGAAAAAACCTTTCACCCCGGCCCGGACGGGGGGTGGTGGCGATGAATGA
- a CDS encoding bifunctional serine/threonine-protein kinase/formylglycine-generating enzyme family protein: MNPITSSDRTRPRIHDHETLRLIGRGAYGEVWLARSVTGALRAVKVVWRADYDYPEAFEREFEALKRYEPVSRRHPGLVPVLQVGRNDEEGFYYYIMELADDVDTGREIVPETYRPLTMMGRMRKQGRLRAEECIHHGVTVAEALNFMHENGLIHRDVKPSNLVFIDGTCRLADIGLVALLGQRSFVGTEGFVAPEGPGTPQSDIFSLGMVLYEASTGKDRLDFPDLPSSAEASGEGIQLWRRLHDVICRACAPKAKERFENAHQMALALRGDALPMRAGTRRKVMMGAVVAGAMVFGAFLWNSRKDQVQTQSALHRTEPMLVIRTEPSQAEVYSNGAKLGNTPLTLDPVEGVPAIYQIRLAGFRIHEIEHIAEKKRPATYEVKLEPSKLPQPGERWTNSLQMTFVPKQAGHTSERPVEMKYFDNFLKDTGRPFEGRVVRYQIRGSKDPAYIVVVPSGDAEAFRYWLADRDRDSGFLTNEHHYELETLPYMEAETADDTALDDRAADERAESGDWQAFFLRVARQGYGSVIVRTDPEGVKVFQGSELLGITPLEIPRAKTGEVEFELRQEGYTDLVLDGEVSENEMLELYADMVQRRTVVFGREWRNSMGLKFVPVGEVLMASTETRRRDFAEYAKTTNARRPQNYPGQIQQKSAQFPVVGVDCDEARAFCAWLTKKERDMKLIGPTDAYRLPTDEEWSRAVGLPLERGKDPAERNGRIRGVYPWGYEWPPPRGTDNFADSAGARMGGLTTVIPGFDDRFPALAAVTALPANSKGLIGLGGNVSEWIDTPFESNPANKDAPTATVRGGSWRSSNPDELLSSSRLSVPANTRRDNIGFRVVLARSEGTGK; this comes from the coding sequence GTGAATCCCATTACATCCAGCGACCGCACGCGGCCTCGCATCCATGACCATGAGACCCTGCGTCTCATCGGTCGGGGGGCCTATGGTGAGGTGTGGCTGGCTCGCAGCGTGACCGGCGCTCTCCGCGCGGTGAAGGTGGTGTGGCGAGCGGACTACGACTACCCCGAGGCCTTCGAGCGCGAGTTCGAGGCGCTGAAGCGCTACGAGCCCGTGTCGCGGAGGCATCCCGGTCTCGTGCCCGTCCTCCAGGTGGGACGCAATGACGAGGAGGGCTTCTATTACTACATCATGGAGCTCGCGGATGATGTGGACACTGGGCGCGAAATCGTTCCCGAGACCTACCGTCCGCTCACCATGATGGGCCGCATGCGCAAGCAGGGTCGCCTGCGCGCAGAGGAGTGCATTCACCACGGCGTGACGGTGGCAGAGGCCCTCAACTTCATGCATGAGAACGGCCTCATCCACCGGGATGTCAAGCCGTCCAACCTGGTCTTCATCGACGGCACCTGCCGCCTGGCGGACATCGGTCTCGTGGCGTTGCTTGGGCAGCGCAGCTTTGTCGGCACGGAAGGTTTCGTCGCTCCTGAGGGACCAGGTACGCCGCAGTCAGACATCTTCTCCCTGGGCATGGTGCTGTATGAAGCCAGCACCGGAAAGGACCGGCTCGATTTTCCGGACCTGCCTTCCTCGGCAGAGGCTTCGGGTGAGGGCATCCAGCTCTGGCGCCGCCTGCATGACGTCATTTGCCGCGCCTGCGCGCCGAAGGCCAAGGAGCGTTTCGAAAATGCCCACCAGATGGCGCTGGCCTTGCGTGGGGATGCACTGCCCATGCGAGCCGGCACGCGTCGCAAGGTGATGATGGGCGCCGTGGTCGCTGGGGCGATGGTCTTCGGCGCCTTTTTGTGGAACAGCCGCAAGGATCAGGTGCAGACGCAGAGTGCCCTGCACCGCACGGAGCCCATGCTCGTCATCCGCACGGAGCCGTCGCAGGCAGAGGTTTACTCCAACGGGGCAAAACTTGGCAACACACCGCTGACGCTGGATCCGGTGGAGGGCGTTCCGGCCATCTACCAGATTCGCCTCGCGGGTTTCCGCATCCATGAGATCGAGCACATCGCTGAAAAGAAGCGGCCCGCGACTTACGAAGTGAAGCTTGAGCCCTCCAAGCTTCCACAGCCCGGCGAGCGCTGGACGAACAGCCTCCAGATGACCTTCGTGCCCAAGCAGGCTGGTCACACCAGCGAGCGCCCGGTGGAGATGAAGTACTTCGACAACTTCCTGAAGGATACCGGGCGTCCCTTCGAGGGCAGAGTGGTGCGGTATCAGATTCGCGGTTCCAAGGATCCCGCCTACATCGTGGTCGTGCCCTCGGGTGATGCGGAGGCCTTTCGCTACTGGCTCGCGGATCGCGATCGTGATTCCGGCTTCCTGACGAACGAGCACCACTACGAACTTGAGACGCTGCCCTACATGGAAGCGGAGACGGCAGATGACACGGCGCTCGATGATCGAGCCGCGGACGAGCGCGCCGAGTCCGGTGACTGGCAGGCGTTCTTCCTCCGCGTGGCGCGTCAGGGGTACGGCAGCGTCATCGTGCGCACGGACCCGGAAGGGGTGAAGGTCTTCCAGGGCAGCGAATTGTTGGGCATCACACCGCTGGAGATTCCTCGCGCGAAGACTGGCGAGGTGGAGTTTGAACTGCGTCAGGAAGGTTACACGGATCTCGTGCTCGACGGTGAAGTCTCGGAAAATGAAATGCTCGAGCTGTACGCGGACATGGTGCAGCGTCGCACAGTTGTATTTGGTAGGGAGTGGAGAAACTCCATGGGCTTGAAATTCGTCCCCGTGGGCGAAGTTCTGATGGCCTCCACGGAAACGCGGCGGCGTGACTTCGCCGAGTACGCGAAGACCACCAATGCGCGCCGCCCGCAGAACTATCCCGGCCAGATTCAGCAGAAGAGCGCCCAGTTCCCCGTGGTGGGAGTGGACTGCGATGAAGCCCGTGCCTTCTGCGCCTGGCTCACGAAAAAAGAGCGGGACATGAAACTTATCGGCCCCACTGATGCCTACCGTCTGCCCACGGATGAAGAGTGGAGTCGCGCCGTGGGATTGCCCCTGGAGCGAGGCAAGGATCCCGCTGAACGCAATGGGCGCATCCGCGGTGTCTATCCCTGGGGCTATGAATGGCCGCCACCTCGTGGCACGGATAACTTCGCCGACAGCGCCGGCGCTCGCATGGGAGGCCTCACCACGGTGATCCCCGGGTTTGATGATCGATTCCCTGCGCTCGCTGCGGTGACAGCTCTTCCGGCCAACAGCAAGGGCCTCATTGGTCTCGGTGGCAATGTCAGCGAGTGGATCGATACACCTTTCGAATCCAACCCCGCCAACAAGGATGCTCCCACGGCGACCGTGCGTGGAGGAAGCTGGCGCAGTTCGAATCCAGATGAATTGCTCAGTTCCTCGCGACTCTCCGTGCCGGCGAATACGCGGCGGGATAACATTGGCTTCCGCGTAGTGTTGGCGCGGAGTGAGGGGACTGGGAAGTAG
- a CDS encoding glycosyltransferase family 39 protein, translated as MHRQRFLLPALVVLTVARLLLLPQSTLSEVEQQVLTHAREGHLLWHEGLGPLLPWLVKVSTFVFGEGAFGVRFFAPLLMLGAGWLLWMLVRGLFDATTAAWALLVFQITPVVNLAAVTMTHTTLGIALSVGVMAAMRVALHRDYRYWLHWWLLAVAFAVVFLADWRMSLISVAAVAGILVTSRGRRAFLKWPVIPVLVAALAIMLGWFLWWNGKHGWPAFQEMSVTAPNPWWQKLLTVPVAYSPLLLAALGWALVRSAMPRPMTYAVATLQAYAWPLVLLDVLCWMSFPWPYAGMSAWLAPAVALLAHMSVNYDSGPMRKVRWVRALVIAVAALQSLWLMGGGLQRMLGLAW; from the coding sequence ATGCACCGCCAACGTTTTCTCCTGCCAGCCCTGGTGGTGCTGACGGTGGCGCGACTCCTCCTGCTGCCGCAGTCCACGCTCTCCGAGGTGGAGCAGCAGGTGCTGACGCATGCGCGGGAGGGGCATCTGCTGTGGCACGAGGGTCTCGGGCCGCTGCTGCCGTGGCTGGTAAAGGTGAGCACGTTTGTCTTCGGTGAGGGGGCGTTTGGCGTGCGGTTCTTTGCGCCTCTGCTCATGCTGGGCGCAGGCTGGCTGCTGTGGATGCTGGTGCGGGGACTCTTCGATGCGACGACGGCTGCATGGGCGCTGCTGGTGTTCCAGATAACGCCCGTGGTGAATCTCGCGGCCGTAACGATGACGCACACCACCCTGGGCATTGCCCTCTCCGTGGGCGTGATGGCCGCCATGCGGGTGGCGCTGCATCGCGACTACCGCTACTGGCTGCACTGGTGGTTGCTGGCCGTGGCCTTTGCCGTGGTGTTCCTCGCGGACTGGCGGATGAGCCTGATTTCGGTGGCTGCGGTTGCCGGCATCCTAGTCACCTCACGCGGACGCCGCGCGTTCCTGAAGTGGCCGGTGATTCCCGTGCTGGTAGCGGCCCTGGCGATCATGCTCGGCTGGTTCCTCTGGTGGAATGGGAAGCACGGCTGGCCAGCCTTCCAGGAAATGTCTGTAACCGCGCCAAACCCATGGTGGCAGAAGTTGCTCACCGTGCCAGTGGCCTACTCTCCCCTGCTGCTCGCGGCACTCGGATGGGCATTGGTGAGAAGCGCGATGCCAAGGCCCATGACTTATGCCGTGGCCACACTACAAGCCTATGCCTGGCCATTGGTCCTGCTGGACGTGCTCTGCTGGATGTCCTTCCCCTGGCCCTACGCCGGCATGAGTGCGTGGCTCGCGCCCGCCGTGGCACTGCTGGCCCATATGTCAGTGAACTACGATTCGGGTCCCATGAGGAAAGTGCGCTGGGTGCGAGCTTTGGTGATTGCGGTGGCTGCGCTGCAGTCCCTGTGGCTCATGGGTGGCGGGCTGCAGCGGATGCTGGGATTGGCGTGGTGA
- a CDS encoding outer membrane lipoprotein-sorting protein has product MTLLSRTLTLGLAVVGAAFLPISKAPAQEAAPKPTGDGILKLVRLSQANQDLKQLQGRLRDQSTGKTSNLTLTMSDGVIRFVFPDPPSETINLDLKENAAALTRVNASGKAEKSASLYGENVRNTAINYEDLSMRFLYWPNSKIMDEDAKVVGQKCWLVRSQNPDNRGPYGWVDVWIDKGSGAMLKMEAWNRAAKKVKQFKVVKAQKYKGAYILKQMRVYSYDPDTGKEIATTYLEIDDPD; this is encoded by the coding sequence ATGACCTTACTTTCACGCACCCTGACTCTGGGCCTCGCCGTGGTGGGCGCCGCCTTCCTGCCCATTTCCAAGGCTCCGGCCCAGGAAGCTGCGCCGAAGCCCACGGGGGACGGCATTCTCAAACTCGTGCGCCTGAGCCAGGCCAATCAGGACCTGAAACAACTCCAGGGCAGGTTGCGGGATCAATCGACGGGAAAAACGAGCAACCTCACCCTGACCATGTCGGACGGCGTCATCCGCTTCGTCTTCCCGGACCCGCCAAGTGAGACGATCAATCTCGACCTCAAGGAAAACGCTGCTGCGCTCACCCGTGTGAATGCCTCCGGGAAAGCAGAGAAGTCCGCCTCCCTGTATGGTGAGAATGTGCGCAACACCGCCATCAACTACGAGGACCTCTCCATGCGTTTCCTCTACTGGCCCAATTCCAAGATCATGGATGAGGACGCGAAGGTGGTCGGGCAGAAATGCTGGCTGGTGCGCTCACAGAATCCCGACAACCGCGGCCCCTACGGCTGGGTGGATGTGTGGATCGACAAGGGCAGTGGCGCCATGTTGAAGATGGAGGCGTGGAACCGCGCGGCGAAGAAGGTGAAGCAGTTCAAGGTGGTAAAAGCGCAAAAGTACAAGGGTGCCTACATCTTGAAACAAATGCGGGTGTATTCCTACGATCCAGATACAGGAAAAGAGATTGCTACGACGTATCTGGAAATAGATGATCCGGATTGA
- a CDS encoding pitrilysin family protein: MFTLPPNSAQLRTLANGLEVIILEDHSHPLAAVQLWVKAGSLHEEKWTGAGLAHLVEHMFFKGTERRTAPDIAQEIQARGGYVNAYTTFNRTVYWIDGVAEHVEGYLDILSDMARRSTFHADELIKEQEVIRREFAMDNDDPQSVVQHLLQATAFREHPLRHPIIGHLQIFNQVGRDDLLNFVHRHYVPNNCFLVIVGDVDTEKVLQQVEQHFGSWERRPYEPVMMPEEPTQVAPRRAEHEFNTDIVRLSMGWHIHGDTHPDKPALDVLGFVLGSGRSSRLNVELRERLGVAHWVGSGAWSALDRGVFALEAECDGDDLPKVEAAIESVLKKFKEDGCTKDELDKAVNATLSGQLRLRSTTRGMASSLGHSWLAVGNLDYDQTFLQRISELTVGDVTGVANRYLSEATLSRVSLHPTGTLKKVSKNGSGVKREEAQRFVLSNGLTLLVGENPRLPLVSVRAQFLAGVPVESMANAGSTQVAAQMLLKGTATRTDEQIGSLLEDRGGSVTANGDVHRLFAGAEVMKGDEAIAMELLGDLLISPSFPEAHLKKIKKRQLAAIREEMEDPLTVALRCARRDIFATLPYERTAMGTLETVEKLSVEDCRSIWQQSVTAGNGIISVFGDVKADEMRALVERHFASLPEGTRSTAGFEPLVPTATPVRRELTLDKEQGVLVLGFPTVGLKDPSVPALNLIDEACSDMGSRLFNHIREKMGLAYYVGAQAFHALGAGAFYFYVGCDPKKLDLVEEELLKQIADLAANGLESAEFQRAKTTWKSSWLRQQQGNGAMADALGWDELNGFGFGHHAKLPQILESVTEAQVKEVAARFFQPERAFTVRVKP; this comes from the coding sequence ATGTTCACCCTGCCACCCAATTCCGCCCAGCTCCGCACCCTGGCCAATGGCCTTGAAGTCATCATCCTTGAGGATCACTCCCATCCCCTCGCAGCGGTACAGCTTTGGGTGAAGGCAGGAAGCCTCCATGAGGAAAAATGGACTGGCGCCGGCCTGGCCCACTTGGTGGAGCACATGTTCTTCAAGGGTACGGAACGCCGTACGGCCCCGGACATCGCCCAGGAAATCCAGGCACGCGGCGGTTATGTAAACGCCTACACCACCTTCAACCGCACGGTGTATTGGATCGACGGCGTGGCCGAGCACGTGGAGGGTTACCTGGATATCCTCTCGGACATGGCCCGGCGCTCCACCTTCCATGCGGACGAGCTGATCAAGGAGCAGGAGGTCATCCGCCGCGAGTTCGCCATGGACAATGATGATCCGCAGTCCGTGGTGCAGCACCTTCTGCAGGCCACGGCGTTCCGCGAGCATCCGCTGCGGCACCCCATCATCGGCCACCTGCAGATTTTCAATCAGGTGGGTCGCGACGACCTCCTGAACTTCGTGCACCGCCACTACGTGCCGAACAACTGCTTCCTCGTGATTGTGGGTGATGTGGACACCGAAAAGGTCCTCCAGCAGGTGGAGCAGCACTTTGGCTCCTGGGAGCGCCGTCCGTACGAGCCGGTGATGATGCCGGAGGAACCCACGCAGGTGGCTCCGCGCCGTGCCGAGCATGAGTTCAACACGGACATCGTGCGTCTCAGCATGGGCTGGCACATCCACGGAGATACGCATCCAGACAAGCCCGCGCTGGACGTGCTCGGCTTCGTGCTCGGCAGCGGTCGCAGTTCCCGACTGAATGTGGAACTCCGCGAGCGCCTCGGCGTGGCCCACTGGGTGGGATCCGGCGCCTGGTCCGCGCTCGATCGCGGCGTCTTCGCCCTGGAAGCGGAGTGTGATGGTGACGATCTGCCCAAGGTGGAAGCAGCCATTGAGAGCGTGCTGAAGAAGTTCAAGGAAGACGGCTGCACGAAGGACGAACTGGACAAGGCGGTGAACGCCACGCTCAGCGGCCAGCTCCGTCTGCGCAGCACCACACGCGGCATGGCCTCCAGCCTGGGGCATAGCTGGCTCGCTGTGGGGAATCTTGATTATGATCAGACCTTCCTCCAGCGCATCAGCGAACTCACGGTGGGTGATGTTACCGGTGTCGCCAACCGCTACCTCAGCGAAGCCACGCTCTCCCGCGTGTCCCTGCATCCCACCGGCACGTTGAAGAAGGTTTCGAAGAACGGCTCCGGGGTGAAGCGCGAGGAAGCCCAGCGCTTTGTGCTCAGCAATGGACTCACCCTCCTCGTGGGAGAGAATCCGCGCCTGCCCCTGGTTTCCGTGCGCGCGCAGTTCCTTGCGGGCGTGCCGGTGGAGTCCATGGCGAACGCCGGCTCCACCCAGGTGGCGGCACAGATGCTGCTGAAGGGCACGGCGACGCGCACCGATGAGCAGATTGGCTCGCTGCTGGAAGATCGTGGTGGCTCGGTCACGGCCAATGGCGATGTCCATCGTCTCTTTGCCGGCGCGGAAGTGATGAAAGGCGATGAGGCGATTGCGATGGAGCTGTTGGGCGATCTGCTGATTTCTCCTTCCTTCCCCGAGGCACATCTGAAGAAGATCAAGAAGCGCCAGCTCGCCGCCATTCGCGAGGAAATGGAAGACCCGCTCACCGTGGCGCTGCGCTGTGCGCGCCGCGACATCTTTGCCACGCTGCCCTACGAGCGCACGGCGATGGGAACGCTGGAAACAGTGGAAAAGCTTTCCGTGGAGGACTGCCGCTCCATTTGGCAGCAGTCCGTGACGGCGGGGAATGGCATCATCTCTGTCTTCGGCGATGTGAAGGCGGATGAGATGCGTGCCCTCGTGGAGCGCCACTTTGCCAGCCTGCCGGAAGGGACGCGTTCCACGGCGGGATTCGAGCCGCTCGTTCCAACAGCGACCCCGGTGCGCCGCGAACTCACCCTCGACAAGGAGCAGGGTGTGCTGGTGCTTGGTTTCCCGACGGTAGGACTCAAGGATCCGAGTGTGCCTGCGCTCAATCTCATTGATGAGGCTTGCAGCGACATGGGCTCACGCCTCTTCAATCACATCCGTGAGAAAATGGGGCTCGCCTATTATGTAGGGGCGCAGGCCTTCCACGCACTTGGCGCCGGCGCTTTCTACTTCTACGTCGGCTGCGATCCGAAGAAACTCGATCTCGTGGAGGAGGAACTGCTCAAGCAGATTGCCGATCTCGCCGCGAACGGTCTGGAGAGTGCCGAGTTCCAACGAGCCAAAACCACCTGGAAATCCTCCTGGCTGCGCCAACAGCAGGGCAACGGCGCCATGGCTGATGCGTTGGGCTGGGATGAGCTGAATGGCTTCGGCTTCGGTCATCACGCGAAGCTTCCGCAGATCCTGGAGAGCGTGACGGAGGCTCAGGTGAAGGAAGTGGCCGCGAGGTTCTTCCAGCCGGAACGTGCTTTCACGGTGCGGGTGAAGCCGTAG
- a CDS encoding glutamine--tRNA ligase/YqeY domain fusion protein, with the protein MSSEPAASPAPTAPRLDFIREIIAADVQAGKNGGKVVTRFPPEPNGYLHIGHAKSITLNFGIAEDFAPNSQCNLRFDDTNPTKEETEYVDSIMEDVRWLGYDWGKNLFYASDFFGKLYEFAEQLITKGLAFVCDLNGEQVRQYRGTLTEPGKPSPYLDRSVEENLDLFRRMRAGEFEDGSRTLRAKIDMASPNLNMRDPVIYRILHAHHHRTGDAWCIYPMYDYAHPLCDALESVTHSICTLEFEDHRPLYDWLIENVDGLPSHPIQREFSRLNLNWTVMSKRKLLRLVKENHVSGWDDPRMPTLSGIRRRGYTPAAMKTFSKGVGVTKFKALTDYGVLENAVREDLNKVSLRRMAVLQPIKLVLTNYPEDKVEYVDVPNNPEDPNAGTRPVPLSREVYIDADDFAEIPPSGWRRFTHGAEVRLTNAFCVICTDIIKDESGKVVELRGTYDDTTRHGKNPEGRPKVKAAVHWVSAKHAISAEVRLYDRLFTVDDPDAAAGDAGDFISFLNPNSLEVLTEAQLEPSLAEAGPGEHYQFIRVGYFFTDSKDSTAGKPVFNRTVGLRDAFAKK; encoded by the coding sequence ATGAGCTCCGAACCCGCTGCCTCCCCCGCCCCCACCGCACCTCGTCTGGACTTCATCCGGGAGATCATTGCTGCTGACGTGCAAGCGGGCAAGAACGGCGGCAAGGTCGTGACGCGCTTCCCCCCGGAGCCCAACGGCTACCTGCACATCGGCCACGCCAAATCCATCACGCTGAACTTCGGCATCGCGGAGGACTTCGCGCCGAACTCCCAGTGCAACCTGCGCTTCGACGACACGAATCCCACCAAGGAAGAGACCGAGTACGTGGACTCCATCATGGAGGACGTGCGCTGGCTCGGCTATGACTGGGGGAAGAATCTTTTCTACGCGAGCGACTTCTTCGGGAAGCTCTATGAGTTCGCCGAGCAGCTGATCACGAAAGGTCTGGCCTTCGTCTGCGACCTGAACGGGGAGCAGGTGCGCCAGTACCGCGGCACGCTCACGGAGCCAGGCAAGCCCAGTCCTTACCTCGACCGCAGCGTCGAGGAAAATCTGGACCTCTTCCGCCGCATGCGCGCGGGCGAGTTCGAGGATGGCTCGCGCACCCTCCGGGCAAAGATCGACATGGCCAGCCCGAACCTGAACATGCGGGACCCGGTCATCTACCGCATCCTCCATGCGCACCACCACCGCACGGGTGACGCGTGGTGCATCTACCCCATGTACGACTACGCGCACCCGCTCTGCGATGCGCTGGAGAGCGTGACGCACTCCATCTGTACCTTGGAGTTTGAGGACCACCGCCCGCTCTACGACTGGCTGATCGAAAACGTCGACGGCCTGCCCAGCCATCCCATCCAGCGCGAGTTCTCCCGTCTGAACCTGAACTGGACGGTGATGAGCAAGCGCAAGCTCCTGCGCCTGGTGAAAGAGAATCACGTTTCCGGCTGGGATGATCCTCGCATGCCCACCCTCAGCGGCATCCGCCGCCGCGGCTACACTCCGGCGGCCATGAAAACCTTCAGCAAGGGCGTGGGCGTGACCAAGTTCAAGGCGCTCACCGACTACGGTGTGCTGGAAAACGCCGTGCGCGAGGACCTGAACAAGGTCTCCCTGCGGCGCATGGCCGTGCTGCAGCCGATCAAGCTCGTGCTCACGAACTACCCTGAGGACAAGGTGGAGTACGTGGACGTGCCAAACAATCCCGAGGATCCGAATGCCGGCACCCGCCCGGTGCCGCTCAGCCGTGAGGTCTACATCGATGCGGATGACTTCGCCGAAATCCCACCGTCAGGCTGGCGCCGTTTCACTCATGGAGCGGAAGTCCGCCTGACGAATGCCTTCTGTGTGATTTGCACGGACATCATCAAGGACGAGTCCGGCAAGGTCGTGGAACTGCGCGGCACCTATGATGACACCACCCGCCACGGTAAGAACCCCGAGGGACGTCCCAAGGTGAAGGCCGCCGTGCACTGGGTGAGCGCGAAGCACGCCATCAGCGCGGAAGTACGCCTCTACGATCGCCTCTTCACCGTGGATGATCCCGATGCCGCCGCAGGCGACGCTGGTGACTTCATCTCATTCCTCAATCCCAACTCCCTGGAAGTGCTGACCGAAGCGCAGCTCGAGCCCTCTCTCGCAGAAGCTGGCCCCGGCGAGCACTATCAGTTCATCCGGGTGGGTTATTTCTTCACGGATTCCAAGGACTCAACGGCTGGCAAGCCGGTATTTAATCGCACTGTTGGGCTCAGAGATGCGTTTGCGAAGAAATAG